In Janibacter alkaliphilus, the following proteins share a genomic window:
- the ruvB gene encoding Holliday junction branch migration DNA helicase RuvB, with protein MSGFSSEIRLGDEGAERAGDGSYEATARIVDAAAGEDDAAVEAALRPRRLADFPGQTKVREQLGLVLEAARRRGAAPDHVLLSGPPGLGKTTLAMIVAAELEQPIRVTSGPAIQHAGDLASVLSSLAEGEVLFLDEIHRMSRAAEEMLYLAMEDFRVDVVVGKGPGATAIPLELPPFTVVGATTRAGLLPAPLRDRFGFTGHLDFYEDADLEVILARSARLLQVPAHEEGIAEIARRSRGTPRIANRLLRRVRDWAEVHGAGRVDLDAAGRALALFDVDEVGLDRLDRAVLDALCRRFAGGPVGLSTLAVAVGEETETVETVAEPYLVRQGYVSRTPRGRVATTAAWEHLGLAVPEGGQPELPWSDPGRLGD; from the coding sequence ATGAGCGGGTTCAGCAGCGAGATCCGCCTCGGCGACGAGGGAGCGGAACGCGCCGGTGACGGCTCCTACGAGGCCACCGCACGGATCGTCGACGCAGCGGCGGGCGAGGACGACGCGGCCGTCGAGGCCGCGCTGCGCCCGCGACGCCTGGCCGACTTCCCCGGGCAGACCAAGGTCCGCGAGCAGCTCGGCCTGGTCCTCGAGGCCGCCCGGCGCCGGGGTGCGGCACCGGACCACGTGCTGCTCTCGGGCCCGCCCGGGCTGGGCAAGACCACCCTGGCGATGATCGTCGCCGCCGAGCTGGAGCAGCCGATCCGGGTCACCTCCGGCCCGGCGATCCAGCATGCTGGCGACCTGGCCTCGGTGCTCTCCTCGCTGGCCGAGGGCGAGGTGCTCTTCCTCGACGAGATCCACCGGATGTCCCGGGCCGCCGAGGAGATGCTCTACCTCGCCATGGAGGACTTCCGCGTCGACGTCGTCGTCGGCAAGGGGCCGGGCGCCACCGCCATCCCGCTGGAGCTGCCCCCCTTCACCGTCGTCGGGGCCACCACCCGGGCCGGGCTGCTGCCGGCGCCGCTGCGCGACCGGTTCGGCTTCACCGGCCACCTGGACTTCTACGAGGACGCCGACCTCGAGGTAATCCTCGCCCGCAGCGCCCGGCTGCTGCAGGTGCCCGCGCACGAGGAGGGGATCGCCGAGATCGCCCGCCGCTCGCGCGGCACCCCGAGGATCGCCAACCGGCTGCTGCGGCGGGTGCGGGACTGGGCCGAGGTGCATGGCGCCGGCCGGGTCGACCTGGACGCCGCCGGGCGGGCGCTCGCCCTCTTCGACGTCGACGAGGTCGGCCTGGACCGGCTCGACCGGGCGGTCCTCGACGCACTGTGCCGCCGCTTCGCCGGCGGGCCGGTCGGGTTGTCCACCCTCGCGGTCGCCGTGGGGGAGGAGACCGAGACCGTGGAGACGGTCGCCGAGCCGTACCTCGTGCGGCAGGGCTACGTCTCGCGCACCCCGCGCGGGCGGGTGGCGACGACCGCCGCGTGGGAGCACCTGGGTCTGGCGGTGCCCGAAGGCGGCCAGCCCGAGCTGCCATGGTCCGACCCCGGCCGCCTGGGCGACTGA
- the yajC gene encoding preprotein translocase subunit YajC has product MNDGSSLGSLFLLLLPLLLIGFLLWSTRRRQRAMEEFSAGLEAGERVVLTSGIYGTVLELGETTVQLEVAPGTVLTVDRRAVGVRAGDLPAAGTTPRDERDEPSGEDDEGRTGTDERGDGPERG; this is encoded by the coding sequence ATGAACGACGGCTCCTCCCTCGGCAGCCTGTTCCTGCTCCTGCTCCCGCTGCTGCTGATCGGCTTCCTGCTGTGGTCGACCCGGCGCCGCCAGCGTGCGATGGAGGAGTTCAGCGCCGGCCTCGAGGCCGGCGAGCGGGTGGTGCTCACCTCCGGCATCTACGGCACCGTCCTGGAGCTGGGCGAGACCACGGTGCAGCTCGAGGTGGCCCCGGGGACCGTGCTCACCGTCGACCGCCGGGCCGTCGGCGTGCGCGCCGGCGACCTGCCGGCCGCCGGGACCACGCCGCGTGACGAGCGTGACGAGCCGAGCGGCGAGGACGACGAGGGCCGCACCGGCACCGACGAGCGTGGCGACGGCCCGGAGCGCGGCTGA
- the secD gene encoding protein translocase subunit SecD, producing MARTKVATPKRRDAARRTLLLFFAAVLVLVGILGFGTTRSDAAWTPRLGLDLAGGTQIVLEPRVGDGETVNADQLEQARDIITQRVDAQGTTGAEVTTQGDSNIVVSVPGTLSAEQEEAISASSQMQFRPVLATGVGDPEALAEMMATPSGSATSGSGSGSSSGSGSGSSTSGSGSATSGSGSAPTGSEQPSVSDGATSETSADGGAQSMAATTSPTTGSGSSSGSADDPTGSGSGSETGSGSGSETGSGSGSGTGTGSGAADPAAQEWTPSGEPTGPTDPNNISAELWQQFQDLDCSQDPGEQPVGTDEPIVACDQEGPLKYVLGPVVVPGSEIADATAGYEVTAQGQQTNQPEIQLSFQDSGRDAYADISAEMVQLPQLAQTGTNPPGSYNALATVLDSQVILAPGFNEAIPTGQASISMTDIDEARSIAQTLKFGALPLSFEPQTRQEISPTLGSDQLRYGIIAGIIGLLLVLLYSLAQYRALAVVTIGSMVAAFGLTYLAIVLLAWQYDYRLDMAGVTGLIIAIGVTADSFIVYFERVRDELRDGRNLRAAVEAGWHRAKRTILVADGVNIIAAVVLYVLASSGVRGFAFTLGLTTLIDLAVFWFFTHPMLTLLARNRFFASGHPWSGFDVDRLRAGGMRYTGRGRIEAQEPVEPESSRRANPGVRSDEGAVL from the coding sequence ATGGCCAGGACGAAGGTGGCCACGCCCAAGCGCCGTGACGCCGCCCGCCGCACCCTGCTGCTGTTCTTCGCCGCGGTGCTCGTCCTCGTCGGGATCCTCGGGTTCGGTACGACCCGCAGCGACGCCGCCTGGACGCCGCGCCTGGGCCTCGACCTCGCCGGCGGCACCCAGATCGTCCTTGAGCCCCGGGTGGGCGACGGCGAGACGGTGAATGCCGACCAGCTCGAGCAGGCCCGCGACATCATCACCCAGCGTGTCGACGCCCAGGGCACCACCGGCGCCGAGGTCACCACCCAGGGCGACTCGAACATCGTCGTCTCGGTGCCCGGCACCCTCAGCGCCGAGCAGGAGGAGGCGATCAGCGCCTCCTCGCAGATGCAGTTCCGCCCCGTGCTGGCCACCGGCGTCGGCGATCCCGAGGCCCTCGCCGAGATGATGGCCACCCCCAGCGGGTCGGCCACCAGCGGCTCCGGGTCCGGGTCGTCCTCCGGATCCGGGTCCGGCTCGTCGACCTCCGGCTCGGGCAGCGCGACCTCCGGGTCGGGCTCGGCCCCCACCGGCAGCGAGCAGCCCTCGGTCAGCGACGGCGCCACCAGCGAGACCTCCGCGGACGGCGGCGCGCAGTCGATGGCGGCGACCACCTCGCCCACCACCGGGAGCGGCAGCAGCAGCGGCAGCGCCGACGACCCCACCGGCTCGGGCTCCGGCAGCGAGACCGGCTCGGGCTCCGGCAGCGAGACCGGCTCGGGCTCCGGCAGCGGCACCGGAACCGGCAGCGGCGCCGCCGACCCGGCCGCCCAGGAGTGGACCCCGAGCGGGGAGCCCACCGGCCCGACCGACCCGAACAACATCTCGGCCGAGCTGTGGCAGCAGTTCCAGGACCTCGACTGCTCCCAGGACCCCGGCGAGCAGCCGGTCGGCACCGACGAGCCGATCGTCGCCTGCGACCAGGAGGGCCCGCTGAAGTACGTGCTCGGCCCGGTGGTCGTGCCCGGCAGCGAGATCGCCGACGCCACCGCCGGCTACGAGGTCACCGCCCAGGGCCAGCAGACCAACCAGCCGGAGATCCAGCTGTCCTTCCAGGACTCCGGCCGGGACGCCTACGCCGACATCTCCGCCGAGATGGTCCAGCTGCCTCAGCTGGCGCAGACCGGCACGAACCCGCCCGGCAGCTACAACGCCCTGGCGACCGTGCTCGACTCGCAGGTGATCCTGGCCCCCGGCTTCAACGAGGCCATCCCGACCGGTCAGGCGAGCATCTCGATGACCGACATCGACGAGGCCCGCAGCATCGCCCAGACCCTGAAGTTCGGCGCGCTGCCGCTGTCCTTCGAGCCGCAGACCCGCCAGGAGATCAGCCCGACCCTGGGCTCGGACCAGCTTCGCTACGGGATCATCGCCGGCATCATCGGCCTGCTGCTCGTGCTGCTCTACTCGCTGGCCCAGTACCGCGCCCTGGCGGTGGTGACGATCGGCTCGATGGTGGCCGCCTTCGGGCTGACCTACCTGGCCATCGTGCTGCTGGCCTGGCAGTACGACTACCGGTTGGACATGGCCGGGGTGACCGGTCTGATCATCGCCATCGGGGTGACCGCGGACAGCTTCATCGTCTACTTCGAACGCGTCCGGGACGAGCTGCGCGACGGCCGCAACCTGCGCGCCGCCGTCGAGGCCGGCTGGCACCGCGCCAAGCGGACCATCCTCGTGGCCGACGGCGTCAACATCATCGCAGCGGTCGTGCTCTACGTGCTGGCCAGCTCCGGGGTGCGCGGCTTCGCCTTCACCCTCGGGCTGACCACGCTGATCGACCTGGCGGTCTTCTGGTTCTTCACCCACCCGATGCTCACCCTGCTCGCCCGCAACCGGTTCTTCGCCTCCGGCCACCCGTGGTCCGGCTTCGACGTCGACCGGCTGCGCGCCGGCGGGATGCGCTACACCGGCCGCGGCCGGATCGAGGCCCAGGAGCCGGTGGAGCCGGAGAGCTCCCGCCGCGCCAACCCGGGTGTCCGCAGCGACGAAGGAGCGGTGCTGTGA
- the secF gene encoding protein translocase subunit SecF has translation MAELGNDLYTGRRSVDFVGRARTWYAVSAVLILIAVLALGVRGLNFGLEFTGGSEFRVATSSAPADYEDVATDAVREVAGSGSSARVSTIGGDTVRVQTEELGVAETREVSDELATAFDVGEGQVSSNLIGPSWGQSVSEQALRALVVFIAFTAVLMALYFRTWKMAAAAMVALVHDMIITVGVFVLSGFEVSPATMIGFLTVLGYSLYDTVVVFDKVRENATEAFTYKRSTYAEAANRAVNQTLVRSINTTVIALLPILAVLVIGFARLGPGTLLDLSLVLFVGLVAGAFSSIFIATPLLVQLRRKDDDVQQLTQDVAELKEKDAKAAARGSGRRRSAAGGRGASRAGSSDRASATSTGTSGGGGAATATAERDPRRRTGRDTGRDATRDTQVSGSSSADQRDAEDGDARDDVAEDAPQTVTGRTVHRYAQSSGPRNQPKKQPKAKRGRRS, from the coding sequence ATGGCCGAGCTCGGCAACGACCTCTACACCGGTCGCCGGTCCGTCGACTTCGTCGGTCGGGCCCGCACCTGGTACGCCGTCTCGGCGGTGCTCATTCTCATCGCGGTGCTCGCCCTCGGCGTGCGCGGGCTGAACTTCGGCCTGGAGTTCACCGGTGGCTCGGAGTTCCGGGTGGCCACCTCGAGCGCGCCGGCCGACTACGAGGACGTCGCCACCGACGCCGTCCGCGAGGTCGCCGGCTCCGGCTCCTCGGCGCGGGTCTCGACGATCGGCGGCGACACCGTGCGGGTGCAGACCGAGGAGCTCGGCGTCGCCGAGACCCGGGAGGTCTCCGACGAGCTCGCCACCGCCTTCGACGTCGGCGAGGGGCAGGTCAGCTCCAACCTCATCGGGCCCTCCTGGGGGCAGTCGGTGAGCGAGCAGGCGCTGCGCGCGCTGGTCGTCTTCATCGCCTTCACCGCCGTGCTCATGGCGCTGTACTTCCGCACCTGGAAGATGGCCGCCGCCGCGATGGTGGCCCTGGTGCACGACATGATCATCACCGTCGGGGTCTTCGTGCTCTCCGGCTTCGAGGTCTCCCCGGCGACGATGATCGGCTTCCTCACCGTGCTCGGGTACTCCCTCTACGACACGGTGGTGGTCTTCGACAAGGTCCGGGAGAACGCGACCGAGGCCTTCACCTACAAACGCAGCACCTACGCCGAGGCGGCCAACCGGGCGGTCAACCAGACCCTGGTGCGCTCGATCAACACCACCGTCATCGCGCTGCTGCCGATCCTCGCGGTGCTCGTCATCGGCTTCGCCCGGCTCGGCCCGGGCACCCTGCTCGACCTCAGCCTGGTGCTCTTCGTCGGGCTGGTCGCCGGTGCCTTCTCCTCGATCTTCATCGCCACCCCGCTGCTGGTGCAGTTGCGGCGCAAGGACGACGACGTGCAGCAGCTGACCCAGGACGTCGCCGAGCTGAAGGAGAAGGACGCGAAGGCGGCCGCCCGCGGCTCCGGGCGACGCCGGTCCGCCGCCGGTGGCCGCGGCGCCTCTCGCGCCGGCTCCTCCGACCGGGCGTCGGCGACCTCGACGGGCACCTCGGGTGGCGGTGGCGCGGCCACCGCGACCGCCGAGCGCGACCCGCGTCGCCGCACCGGTCGTGACACCGGTCGGGATGCCACTCGTGACACCCAGGTCTCGGGCAGCTCGTCCGCGGACCAGCGGGACGCGGAGGACGGCGACGCGCGCGACGACGTCGCCGAGGACGCTCCGCAGACGGTCACCGGGCGCACCGTGCACCGCTACGCCCAGTCCTCCGGCCCGCGCAACCAGCCGAAGAAGCAGCCCAAGGCCAAGCGGGGGCGGCGCTCGTGA
- a CDS encoding adenine phosphoribosyltransferase, whose protein sequence is MSEPDEELAARITASLRDIPDFPEPGVLFKDITPLIGDGALLTQTVTGLARPWHGRVDAVAGLEARGFVFGAAVAVALGVGFVPVRKAGKLPADAVGVDYALEYGTARIEAHADAVPAGARVLVVDDVLATGGTAAAACRLFEQLQAEVVGVDVVIELAALGGRERLPERAVRALLTV, encoded by the coding sequence GTGAGCGAGCCCGACGAGGAGCTCGCCGCGCGGATCACCGCCTCGCTGCGCGACATCCCGGACTTCCCCGAGCCGGGCGTGCTCTTCAAGGACATCACCCCGCTCATCGGCGACGGCGCCCTGCTCACGCAGACGGTGACCGGGCTGGCCCGCCCCTGGCACGGCCGGGTGGACGCGGTCGCCGGCCTGGAGGCGCGCGGCTTCGTCTTCGGCGCGGCGGTGGCGGTCGCCCTCGGTGTCGGCTTCGTGCCGGTGCGCAAGGCGGGCAAGCTGCCGGCCGACGCGGTCGGGGTCGACTACGCGCTCGAGTACGGCACCGCCCGGATCGAGGCGCACGCCGACGCGGTCCCGGCCGGGGCCCGGGTGCTCGTCGTCGACGACGTGCTCGCCACCGGCGGCACGGCCGCCGCGGCCTGCCGTCTCTTCGAGCAGCTGCAGGCCGAGGTGGTCGGGGTGGACGTCGTCATCGAGCTGGCCGCGCTGGGCGGCCGGGAGCGGCTGCCGGAGCGAGCGGTGCGCGCGCTGCTGACGGTGTAG
- a CDS encoding RelA/SpoT family protein yields the protein MSEPRTGSSSSGGFSPRSIARASLARLGSTRTTAPAVLEPLLQSVRQSHPRADLSIIERAYAVAERAHEGQSRKSGDPYITHPLAVATILAELGMTPVTIAAALLHDTVEDTTYSLDALEEDFGAEVAKLVDGVTKLDKVSYGDAAQAETVRKMIVAMARDIRVLVIKLADRLHNARTWRYVSQASAQRKAQETLEIYAPLAHRLGMNTIKWELEDLSFATLYPKVYEEIVKLVAERAPAREEYLAQVRAQVVLDLKESRIAATVTGRPKHYYSVYQKMIVGGREFGEIYDLVAIRVLVDTVRDCYAALGALHARWNPLPGRFKDYISLPKFNMYQSLHTTVIGPQGKPVEIQIRTHQMHRRAEYGVAAHWKYKDEKGDAAKGDTGQINEMAWLRQLLDWQKETADPSEFLDGLRYEINTREVYAFTPKGQVIALPMGSTSVDFAYAVHTEVGHHCIGGRVNGRLVPLDSPLENGDVVEILTSKAENAGPSRDWLTFVRSPRARNKIRQWFSKERKEEMVESGKEAIAKTVRKQNLPLQRLLTVENLTSVASDLRVNDIEGLYAAVGEGHVSAQHVVSRIVGVVGGQDGATEDLAEATMPGPEARRRQQSNDPGVVVKGMDDVWVKLARCCTPVPGDSIMGFITRGNGVSVHRTDCPNAGSLRKESERLIEVAWAPSGSSLFLVQVQVEALDRSGLLSDVTRVLSESGVNILSASVHTSRDRVAKLRFTFEMGDTGHLSHVMDQVRSTDSVFDIYRITGGHADHD from the coding sequence ATGAGCGAGCCGCGCACCGGGAGTAGCAGCAGCGGAGGATTCTCCCCGCGCTCGATCGCCCGCGCCTCGCTGGCCCGGCTGGGCAGCACCCGGACCACGGCGCCGGCGGTGCTCGAGCCGCTGCTGCAGTCGGTGCGGCAGAGCCACCCCCGCGCCGACCTCTCGATCATCGAGCGCGCCTACGCCGTCGCCGAGCGGGCGCACGAGGGGCAGTCCCGCAAGAGCGGCGACCCCTACATCACCCACCCGCTGGCGGTGGCGACGATCCTCGCCGAGCTGGGGATGACCCCGGTGACCATCGCCGCGGCGCTGCTGCACGACACCGTCGAGGACACCACCTACAGCCTGGACGCCCTCGAGGAGGACTTCGGCGCCGAGGTGGCCAAGCTCGTCGACGGGGTCACCAAGCTCGACAAGGTCAGCTACGGCGACGCCGCCCAGGCCGAGACCGTGCGCAAGATGATCGTCGCCATGGCCCGGGACATCCGGGTGCTGGTGATCAAGCTCGCCGACCGGCTGCACAACGCCCGCACCTGGCGCTACGTCTCCCAGGCCTCGGCCCAGCGCAAGGCGCAGGAGACCCTGGAGATCTACGCGCCGCTGGCCCACCGGCTGGGGATGAACACCATCAAGTGGGAGCTGGAGGACCTCTCCTTCGCCACCCTCTACCCCAAGGTCTACGAGGAGATCGTCAAGCTCGTCGCCGAGCGGGCCCCGGCCCGCGAGGAGTACCTCGCGCAGGTCCGGGCCCAGGTGGTGCTCGACCTCAAGGAGTCCCGGATCGCGGCGACGGTCACCGGGCGGCCGAAGCACTACTACTCCGTCTACCAGAAGATGATCGTCGGGGGCCGCGAGTTCGGCGAGATCTACGACCTCGTGGCGATCCGGGTGCTCGTGGACACGGTGCGCGACTGCTACGCCGCGCTCGGTGCGCTGCACGCCCGGTGGAACCCGCTGCCCGGGCGCTTCAAGGACTACATCTCGCTGCCGAAGTTCAACATGTACCAGTCCCTGCACACCACCGTCATCGGTCCGCAGGGCAAGCCGGTCGAGATCCAGATCCGCACCCACCAGATGCACCGCCGTGCCGAGTACGGCGTCGCCGCGCACTGGAAGTACAAGGACGAGAAGGGGGACGCGGCCAAGGGAGACACCGGGCAGATCAACGAGATGGCTTGGCTGCGCCAGCTGCTCGACTGGCAGAAGGAGACCGCCGACCCCAGCGAGTTCCTCGACGGGCTGCGCTACGAGATCAACACCCGCGAGGTGTACGCCTTCACCCCCAAGGGGCAGGTGATCGCGCTGCCGATGGGCTCGACGTCCGTCGACTTCGCCTACGCGGTGCACACCGAGGTCGGCCACCACTGCATCGGCGGCCGGGTCAACGGGCGGCTGGTGCCGCTGGACTCCCCGCTGGAGAACGGTGACGTCGTCGAGATCCTCACCTCCAAGGCGGAGAACGCCGGACCGTCCCGGGACTGGCTGACCTTCGTGCGCTCACCGCGGGCCCGGAACAAGATCCGGCAGTGGTTCTCCAAGGAGCGGAAGGAGGAGATGGTCGAGTCCGGCAAGGAGGCCATCGCCAAGACCGTCCGTAAGCAGAACCTGCCGCTGCAGCGGCTGCTGACCGTGGAGAACCTCACCAGCGTCGCCAGCGACCTGCGGGTCAACGACATCGAGGGCCTCTACGCCGCGGTCGGCGAGGGGCACGTCTCGGCCCAGCACGTCGTCTCCCGGATCGTCGGGGTCGTCGGCGGCCAGGACGGCGCCACCGAGGACCTGGCCGAGGCGACCATGCCGGGCCCGGAGGCGCGGCGCCGGCAGCAGAGCAACGACCCGGGCGTCGTCGTCAAGGGCATGGACGACGTGTGGGTCAAGCTCGCCCGGTGCTGCACGCCGGTGCCCGGAGACTCGATCATGGGCTTCATCACCCGCGGCAACGGGGTCTCGGTGCACCGCACCGACTGCCCCAACGCCGGCTCGCTGCGCAAGGAGTCCGAGCGGCTCATCGAGGTGGCCTGGGCGCCCAGCGGGTCCAGCCTCTTCCTCGTCCAGGTGCAGGTGGAGGCGCTGGACCGCTCCGGGCTGCTCTCCGACGTCACCCGGGTGCTCAGCGAGAGCGGGGTGAACATCCTCTCGGCGTCGGTGCACACCTCGCGCGACCGGGTGGCCAAGCTGCGGTTCACCTTCGAGATGGGCGACACCGGGCACCTCAGCCACGTCATGGACCAGGTGCGCAGCACCGACTCGGTCTTCGACATCTACCGGATCACGGGCGGGCACGCCGACCACGACTGA
- a CDS encoding DUF349 domain-containing protein, which translates to MNEQSDTPRPSAPSPAALAKMAPRRPAGAPTPAAPAAPAPAQGPSASAAFGRVEEDGRVLVRDGETEREVGSYPGASADEALQYFARKYDELHASATLLRQRLDSPDVAAKEVADGLTSLREHIGEANVVGDLPALRALVAEIETGLSAKRESESAARAEAKAAAAAEREQIVAEAEQIAAQPEEKIQWKQSSARMRELLDTWKQHQRSGPRLDKPVEAELWQRFSKARNGFDKGRKAHFAQLEQTRGEAKVEKEQLVVEAERLATSTDWGATAGAYKRLMDRWRRAGRAGRADDDALWERFRSAQDAFFTAKDAEAAKEDEAHQGNLEVKEGLLAEAQALLPVQDLERTKSALRGIQERWEAAGKVPRQDIDRMEKGMRRVEQAVREAEDSRWKQKNPELSARAQSMVDQLQERVGELQARRAKAADAGDERRVAELDEQIAAQQQWLDQARQGLSEFG; encoded by the coding sequence GTGAACGAGCAGAGCGACACCCCGCGCCCCAGCGCTCCCTCCCCGGCCGCCCTGGCCAAGATGGCCCCGCGCCGTCCCGCCGGGGCACCGACGCCGGCCGCGCCCGCCGCGCCGGCCCCTGCCCAGGGACCCAGCGCCTCGGCCGCCTTCGGCCGGGTCGAGGAGGACGGGCGGGTGCTGGTCCGCGACGGCGAGACCGAGCGCGAGGTCGGCTCCTACCCCGGGGCCAGCGCGGACGAGGCGCTGCAGTACTTCGCCCGCAAGTACGACGAGCTGCACGCCTCGGCGACCCTGCTGCGCCAGCGCCTGGACAGCCCGGACGTCGCCGCCAAGGAGGTCGCCGACGGGCTGACGTCGCTGCGCGAGCACATCGGTGAGGCGAACGTCGTCGGCGACCTGCCGGCGCTGCGCGCCCTGGTCGCCGAGATCGAGACCGGGCTGAGCGCCAAGCGGGAGAGCGAGAGCGCCGCCCGGGCCGAGGCCAAGGCGGCTGCGGCCGCCGAGCGCGAGCAGATCGTCGCGGAGGCGGAGCAGATCGCCGCCCAGCCCGAGGAGAAGATCCAGTGGAAGCAGTCCTCGGCGCGGATGCGCGAGCTGCTGGACACCTGGAAGCAGCACCAGCGCTCCGGCCCCCGCCTGGACAAGCCGGTCGAGGCGGAGCTGTGGCAGCGCTTCTCCAAGGCCCGCAACGGCTTCGACAAGGGGCGCAAGGCCCACTTCGCCCAGCTGGAGCAGACCCGCGGCGAGGCGAAGGTGGAGAAGGAGCAGCTCGTGGTCGAGGCCGAGCGGCTGGCCACCAGCACCGACTGGGGCGCCACCGCGGGCGCCTACAAGCGGCTCATGGACCGCTGGCGTCGCGCCGGGCGGGCCGGCCGGGCCGACGACGACGCCCTGTGGGAGCGCTTCCGCAGCGCCCAGGACGCCTTCTTCACCGCCAAGGATGCTGAGGCGGCCAAGGAGGACGAGGCGCACCAGGGCAACCTCGAGGTCAAGGAGGGCCTGCTCGCCGAGGCGCAGGCGCTGCTGCCGGTGCAGGACCTGGAGCGCACCAAGAGCGCGCTGCGCGGCATCCAGGAGCGCTGGGAGGCCGCCGGCAAGGTGCCGCGTCAGGACATCGACCGCATGGAGAAGGGGATGCGCCGGGTCGAGCAGGCGGTCCGCGAGGCCGAGGACAGCCGGTGGAAGCAGAAGAACCCCGAGCTGTCGGCGCGCGCCCAGTCGATGGTCGACCAGCTGCAGGAGCGGGTCGGTGAGCTGCAGGCCCGCCGGGCGAAGGCGGCCGACGCCGGCGACGAGCGTCGGGTGGCCGAGCTGGACGAGCAGATCGCCGCGCAGCAGCAGTGGCTGGACCAGGCCCGGCAGGGGCTCTCTGAGTTCGGCTGA
- a CDS encoding MBL fold metallo-hydrolase: MLTITFPAQAFATNCYVMATGPGEECLVVDPGIGVEETLREVLTTHRLKPAAVLLTHGHVDHVYSVTPVCGGELAAYIHTDDRYRLRDPLADSSLGPALAGMLEQQFGKVATWREPETVVEVRDSERVSVAGIDLDVIHAPGHTEGSVMFALDPVPDGVPDEAGVDRTLITGDVLFAGSIGRTDLPGGSSEAMERSLREVVHPRPDSSLVLPGHGPATTLGREKASNPYLQRL; encoded by the coding sequence GTGCTGACGATCACCTTCCCCGCGCAGGCGTTCGCCACCAACTGCTACGTCATGGCCACCGGGCCGGGCGAGGAGTGCCTCGTCGTCGACCCCGGAATCGGCGTCGAGGAGACGCTGCGGGAGGTGCTGACCACCCACCGTCTCAAGCCGGCGGCGGTGCTGCTCACCCACGGCCACGTCGACCACGTCTACTCGGTGACCCCGGTGTGCGGCGGCGAGCTGGCCGCCTACATCCACACCGACGACCGCTACCGGCTGCGCGACCCGCTGGCCGACTCCTCGCTGGGCCCGGCGCTGGCCGGGATGCTCGAGCAGCAGTTCGGCAAGGTCGCGACCTGGCGGGAGCCGGAGACGGTCGTCGAGGTGAGGGACAGCGAACGGGTCAGCGTCGCCGGGATCGACCTCGACGTCATCCACGCGCCCGGGCACACCGAGGGGTCGGTGATGTTCGCCCTCGACCCGGTGCCGGACGGGGTGCCCGACGAGGCCGGTGTGGATCGGACGCTGATCACCGGCGACGTGCTCTTCGCCGGGTCGATCGGGCGGACCGACCTGCCCGGCGGGTCGTCGGAGGCGATGGAGCGCTCGCTGCGCGAGGTGGTCCATCCGCGGCCCGACTCCAGCCTCGTGCTGCCCGGCCACGGCCCGGCGACGACGCTGGGCCGGGAGAAGGCCAGCAACCCCTACCTGCAGCGGCTCTGA